The following are encoded in a window of Acropora muricata isolate sample 2 chromosome 6, ASM3666990v1, whole genome shotgun sequence genomic DNA:
- the LOC136919784 gene encoding matrilin-2-like yields the protein MILLHPRKVFAITVVLLPLVSMNEAEFKCHKSIDLVIVLDSSGSITRKQFKIEKKFATDLVKRFEISNKKTNVALAAFSQYTQITRTFQNNVSLKSVLKAIDELHYEGAASRLDLAFEVVKFNLLDTRKGARDHTKGVKRVAVFLTDGYSTRGVEFTKDSAAELREKKAVHLFSVGISDRVHKVELDEIANKPHSKYQMFANLTNNSVRKEQTEHFAKIICES from the exons TTTCCATGAATGAAGCAGAATTCAAGTGCCATAAGAGTATCGACTTGGTTATCGTTTTGGACAGTTCAGGCAGTATAACACGGAAGCAGTTTAAAATCGAGAAGAAATTTGCTACTGACCTTGTCAAACGttttgaaatttcaaataaGAAGACGAATGTGGCGCTTGCAGCATTTAGCCAGTACACTCAGATAACGAGAACATTTCAGAACAACGTGTCTCTGAAATCAGTATTAAAGGCGATAGATGAACTCCACTACGAGGGAGCTGCTAGCAGGCTAGACTTGGCATTTGAAGTCGTAAAGTTTAATCTCTTGGACACTCGAAAAGGAGCAAGAGACCACACTAAAG GTGTGAAGCGAGTGGCAGTGTTTTTGACGGATGGATACAGCACTCGGGGAGTAGAGTTTACCAAGGATAGCGCTGCAGAACTACGCGAGAAGAAAGCTGTCCACTTATTCTCTGTTGGGATTTCTGATCGTGTTCACAAAGTTGAACTAGACGAGATAGCAAATAAACCACACAGCAAATATCAAATGTTTGCAAATCTCACAAACAACTCAGTCAGAAAAGAACAGACCGAACACTTTGCAAAGATAATTTGCGAGTCTTGA